In Dioscorea cayenensis subsp. rotundata cultivar TDr96_F1 unplaced genomic scaffold, TDr96_F1_v2_PseudoChromosome.rev07_lg8_w22 25.fasta BLBR01000946.1, whole genome shotgun sequence, the DNA window GATCATATGATAATTTCTTGTTTAAAGAAAAGCTTTCATGCCAAACACTTGCAAGCAAGTGAATTAAgtgataatttcttttttaaatcaactactattataattaagattaattaagattaattaataacaacaataaagtCCGACATGCCACCAAAGCCACAACCCTAACATGTCCAAAAAATGCCACCCAATTTCTCTTGTCGGTGCATTCATCACATGGCCCCCTTCCAACTCTTTTCTCCCAAATTAGGGTTTCAAATTGAACAAATCTACCCATCAATTCTCATTATTTATTTGCCAAATCTtcaattttaacatttaatttcAGATATTTTTCCTCAAATGAGACAAAACTAACCAACGGTTTACAATCaaattatttctaattaaagtttttagatATCACATTCCTTTCAAAAATTTggcatattttcatttatttctttgacattTTATATCTCCCATTGCTTTCAATTGCCTTCAAATCCCCtcaatttttttcccctaaatttttatttttatttttttaactaaaaaaaaggaaaaaaaaaaaggtatctATGGGCCCATCTCAACCGTCCATTAATTAACACCGGTAACACCATCTTAATTAAAAGTTCTCGAGATCACCAACACCGTCATCCTCACATGTTCTCACAACCACCAAAGCATCACCCACTTAAAATGACAATAATACCctccacattaaaaaaaacaaaaaaaaagaatatttctcTTCTGAAAACGAAATACACTAGACTAATACATCAGACACAGTCAATCAATCACAGCcattcaaataacaaatcaacggtacaaatcaaattcaacaactataaaaacaaaacaaaaattaacccaaaaaaaaaaaaatcaacaaccaTCATCATTTCACACAAAGACCAGGGGCAAAtctggaaaacaaaaaaaaaagaaagctcaTCAGAGAATCACCGGAGAAGAAGAATTCCAGCGGCGGCGACGGCGGAGAAGAGACCAGCAACAGCagcagagaaagaagaagagtaaagaagagagaaaggagCAGCAGAAGGGtgggaaggaggaggagaaggaggaggaagcTTCTGAACATTAATGGCAACCTTCATTCCCTGATAACAGTAACCATAGCTACAAATAAAGTAGTAGTGCTTGGTTTCATTGAGCTCAAAAGCATAGCTCCGTCCTTTGCTATAGTTTCTAATGGGGTTTGACGCGTCGCATTTCTCGTATGATGTTTCATCTACTTGAACAACGTCTGCCATCCCTGACTGGTAGTAGAACACTGCGTACGTAAACCCCATGCAATCCcatgcatacatacatgcatTAGGGTTTATATATGTGTAGAGAAGATAAGGATAAAGATAATTGAAGATGTATGAATAGAGATATACCGAGCCAGTCACCGAGGTAGAAGGGTTTGTGTTTGTTGACCCAGGTGGTGTAGTTGACGCCGGGATTCCAGCCTTTCTCATCGCCGACGGTGAACTTGTTGCCGGAGATAGAGAGGGAGAAggaaaggaggaggagaagagagagGAGAGGAGCCATGGATGGAGAGAGGGAGCACATGGGATGGCAGAAGGGGATTTTATAGAGGGGAGGGGAAAGGTGGGGTACGTGGAGCACATGGGATGATGCTTggtttctatttcttttgttatgggttttgttttttttttaaggggtTATGTCTCTTGTGGTGAAGTTTGGTCAAAAGTTTTCAAGTGTTGTACCTTGTGTAAGAGAGTTACTGAAGTAGATTGAGTTGctgatttgctttgtgtttttgGTTGAGTGATGGTGAAGTTTAGTTGAATCAGTTGATGGTTTTGATCAAATTAATGATTTGCTAATTTTGTTCACTAAAAATACTTGAAATGCATAGTATAGATAAAGAGTGAATTAGTTAGAGAGGTTGGCCAAGCCAAATAGGGTTTATAGTCGGCATTGGCATTAGTTGAATGACGGTAATGTAGTGGTATTAACAGATTCCCAGTTGTAGCTATGAGATTACAGTCAAACTCTGTGTGATTGAATGATAACGTAAaaacttaataattaatttttagtttatgcacatataattacaaaaaatattggGTAAGATTGTGAAAGAGAGAAGCAAAGATTCACTGACAAGGGGGAGAAAAAGATGGTTCTATTGAGCATCAGATGTTAAGAGACTTAAATAGATATTgtttatatgaattaaaaattagttgGATGTATAATTTCATGTGAGAATGAGGGATTGATTAATAGTTTAGTACTAATAATAGAGTTACaaaagaaatgattaatatATAGAGAAATGTGTAGTGTAGTTACTGAAAGCTGGGAAGTAGTTGGCTTTTGACAAAGTTGGAGCACATGATCAGCAATCTCACCACTGATTGAGGAAATAACAGTTCCCAATATCACTTTTCTATACCTTTAAAAAAGTTTGTTTACtcacactatatatatttttttttcatccttttattttgcattattattattattattattattatctctaAACCAGAAGCTCAAAATTAATCTAGTGCGGTCCTTCCCTAGAGGTCTCCTCCTCTAGAGTTTATGTAGTCCGTTTTTATTTTGACATCACTCCAGatggttctttttatttttgtttttctacttCAGTCTCTAtcattatttgttgttgtttttgttgtttgtttgaattgtatttttttaatttaagattatgatttatttattttaaaataaaaataaaaataaattagtctAAACTATTACACCctcatttcctttcttttataaATGCCCACTTTAAATGTTTTAGTgatgattaaaaattaagtaaaattaaaaattatatatatttaatttactttaaaaataaactatttataaTAGAACGGGGAGAATACATGAAAAACAATTAATAGATATGTTActtacacaaaaaaattaattttaaaattatttatttaagccaTGCAAATCTCTGTCATTGTGtttaactaattattaattCATCAGTTTATTAtcacaacaaaaatatttaaatcgattataaaatttataaattcaaatttacaGATTTGATCCAAGTCTTAATATTTTAAAGTGAAGCAATTCAGAAAAATTCATGaacaaaatctaaatattttggTACAATAAATGAGTAATAAAGTAGTGGGTACATTAAAAAAGGAAGCAcggaaataattaattaaaaaccaacTAAGATAAGCTGTagataattaaaacaattaattaacatatttttatattgttaatagAGAGAAAGATGAATATAATATCTAGATAGAGAAAGATAGTTAAATGAACGGCTGAGATCAAATTACCGACCAAGCCAGCCACGTTTATTTGTAATCCAATGGATCCATATACATAGTACATTGTGCGCACCTGACTTAGGTCCGTAATTGATCCGTTCCAACcacgttttatttttttattttatttattaatttcatatttaacaCATTGGTTTCATTATGTTTGtcttattatttaaaacaatactAAATGTAGAAAAAACTTTacttaaacatatttttttagcatAGTTCAAATAAGCTCGTATATAATttacattatttgttttgatattaatGCTAATATTGTTTGGGAAGGGTCAattaaatttatgaagaattaaagcttttttcatattttatttctataaatatttattttgttgtaattaaaattagagCAATTTGAAAGCATGTGGATTGATTTATGAAGCACTTTCTTATGtagtaaaaaattttaaaagttagatTAAGTCATaaatatattgtatatattcatattatatagtttgatttctttttttaggtttttttatgaatatatatatatatatgtattattttaagAAATCATTTTCATGAGCATCTCATTCCATATTGATGagtttcattattatttatatattagatCGGAAGAATTTTTGaactttaatttttcatttggttaattttagataaattttttttcttacagaTGTGACAAGCTCAATTAGTCTATTTATTGGAAATTGATCATTTAGACAAACtcaattttaaatgataaattttcacattaaaaaaactttgaatttggTTTGGGAGGATTTTGGGATTTTTCATTAGTATAGCTTTCTTAACCTTTTTGGACTCTCATATGATTCTTTCCATTCTTGgtaaaacaatatatttatccaataatatcacatttaatttttagaaattatcaATAATGACAATAGTATGTACGTCAAAGAAGaaaagtataattaattattagataaattaaaaagaaatttaaaaagtaattaaatgTGAGTAATTTTCCTGATCTAATGAAAATCCACTGAtacatttaatt includes these proteins:
- the LOC120255335 gene encoding lamin-like protein, with the translated sequence MAPLLSLLLLLSFSLSISGNKFTVGDEKGWNPGVNYTTWVNKHKPFYLGDWLVFYYQSGMADVVQVDETSYEKCDASNPIRNYSKGRSYAFELNETKHYYFICSYGYCYQGMKVAINVQKLPPPSPPPSHPSAAPFSLLYSSSFSAAVAGLFSAVAAAGILLLR